Within Xanthomonas oryzae pv. oryzae, the genomic segment TTCCACCCAAGTCCAATCGGGTCGATCCTTGGGAGTACGACAAGGAAATGTACAAGCGGCGCAACGAAGTGGAGAGGCTGTTCCGTCGCTTGAAGGGCTACCGACGGATTTTCACGCGCTTCGAGAAGCTGGATGTCATGTTCCTTGGCTTCCTCAGCTTCGTTCTGGTCGTTGATGGGCTTCGGATGTGTTAACAGGCCCTACCACGATCTTTCAGCACAGTCGCAGCCAGTGAGAGCCGACCGGTCGATGCTAGGACCGTCGCTCCACCGAGACCAGATCATGGCCATGAATCGTGTGCAGTTCCAAGCCGGGCTGTCGTTGCCGGCGTTCCTCAAGCGCTATGGCAACGAGCAGCAGTGTGAGCAGGCGTTGGAGATCTCGCGCTGGCCACAGGGCTTTGTTTGTCCGCGTTGCGCCGCTACCGCGCACAGTCGATTCCAGCGCCACGGCACCATGTACTGGCAGTGCACGGCCTGCTATCGCCAGACCAGCCTGCGCTCGGGCACGGTGATGGACAACAGCAAGCTGCCGCTACGCACCTGGCTGCTTGGCATGTATCTGCTGGGCCAGAGCAAGACGAACCTGTCGGCGCTGGAGTTGATGCGACACCTGGGAGTGAGCTACCCGACAGCGTGGCGAATGAAGCACAAGCTGATGCAGGCCATGACCCAACGCGAGGCGAACCGCAAGTTGGGCGGGATCGTGCAACTGGACGATGCCTACCTGGGCGGAGAACGCAACGGTGGCAAGGCCGGGCGCGGCTCGGAGAACAAGCGCCCTTTCGTGATCGCCGTGGAGACCACTGAAGACGGTCGTCCATTGCGCGCGGTGATGGATCCGGTCCCAGGCTTCACCAAGGCGGCGCTGTCGGAATGGATCGGGCAACGCCTGCAT encodes:
- a CDS encoding IS1595-like element ISXo5 family transposase → MAMNRVQFQAGLSLPAFLKRYGNEQQCEQALEISRWPQGFVCPRCAATAHSRFQRHGTMYWQCTACYRQTSLRSGTVMDNSKLPLRTWLLGMYLLGQSKTNLSALELMRHLGVSYPTAWRMKHKLMQAMTQREANRKLGGIVQLDDAYLGGERNGGKAGRGSENKRPFVIAVETTEDGRPLRAVMDPVPGFTKAALSEWIGQRLHPGADVYSDGLGAFRALEAEHAHTVIEGSGRSRCEAENARWVNVVLSNLKRSLDGAYHAFKFAKYAQRSLAETMWRFNRRFDLTRLVPSLLAAAAASKPWSERALRDVTMFTAESAC